The following coding sequences are from one Paenibacillus stellifer window:
- a CDS encoding LLM class flavin-dependent oxidoreductase, protein MLKLSVLDQSPVSEGSSAAEALRQTVALAKEAERLGYTRFWVAEHHGASGLAGSSPEILAAHVAAVTSSIRVGAGGVLLPHYSPYKVAENFRVLEALHPGRIDLGIGRSAGGGALAVRALREHRREEPDDFARQLDDLAVYTQGMAPGGHRFAGLEASPDADSAPQLWLLGASPGSARLAAERGMGLAYARFIAPHGEAEAMAEYQARYLPSSAAPRPAVLVALFAVCAETAEEAERLALSSDLAAVLLARDHASSPTPSPERAASYPYTPFDRQLIRENREHLLIGSPPEIRERLEAIGSACSCEEIMIATVTHSFEDKLRSYRLIAEACRLQSRSIPQS, encoded by the coding sequence ATGTTAAAACTCAGCGTGCTGGACCAATCTCCGGTCTCGGAGGGAAGCTCGGCGGCGGAGGCGCTCCGCCAGACGGTGGCTCTGGCAAAGGAGGCAGAGCGCCTCGGTTACACCCGCTTCTGGGTCGCGGAACATCACGGAGCTTCCGGGCTTGCCGGATCGAGCCCGGAGATCCTTGCGGCGCATGTGGCGGCCGTAACCTCCTCCATTAGAGTCGGCGCCGGAGGCGTTCTGTTGCCGCATTACAGCCCCTACAAGGTCGCCGAGAACTTCCGCGTGCTGGAGGCGCTTCATCCCGGGCGGATCGACCTTGGCATTGGCCGCTCGGCCGGAGGCGGCGCCCTGGCCGTGCGGGCGCTGCGGGAGCACCGGCGCGAGGAGCCGGATGATTTCGCCAGGCAGCTAGACGACCTGGCTGTATATACGCAAGGGATGGCGCCTGGAGGCCACCGGTTCGCAGGGCTGGAGGCATCGCCGGACGCAGACTCCGCGCCGCAGCTCTGGCTGCTCGGCGCAAGCCCCGGAAGCGCACGACTGGCGGCCGAGCGGGGAATGGGGCTGGCCTATGCCCGCTTTATCGCTCCGCACGGAGAGGCTGAAGCGATGGCCGAATACCAGGCCCGCTACCTGCCATCCTCCGCCGCACCGCGTCCTGCCGTGCTGGTGGCCCTGTTCGCGGTCTGCGCGGAGACTGCGGAAGAGGCGGAGCGGCTGGCCTTAAGCTCGGACCTGGCGGCTGTGCTGCTGGCGCGGGATCATGCTTCTTCGCCTACACCTTCGCCGGAACGCGCAGCGTCCTATCCGTACACGCCGTTCGACCGGCAGCTGATCCGGGAGAACCGCGAGCATCTGCTGATCGGTTCGCCGCCGGAAATCCGGGAACGGCTGGAGGCGATCGGCAGCGCCTGCAGCTGCGAGGAAATTATGATTGCGACGGTGACGCATTCTTTTGAGGACAAGCTGAGGTCATACCGGCTGATTGCCGAAGCCTGCAGACTTCAGTCCCGGTCTATCCCGCAGTCTTAA
- a CDS encoding M15 family metallopeptidase translates to MRGKWWVPLLLLVVIAAGWAIGRYTAPSPSAGGSAATEQQELNGGTSTAAPGSEVSPAPSPSGAPGGNEVRQADTEPDSIGVIVNKQYGLEEGYKPEDLVYPNVPFIFKEKIEKRMLRKEAAAALEEMFAGAEKDGVYLAGVSGYRSEATQTVLFDNYVKRDGEEKARTYSAVPGHSEHQTGLAIDLSGRDGKCAAESCFAGTKEADWLAQHAPEYGFIIRYPEGKEAITGYMYEAWHVRYVGKELARTLTEKGLTLEEYYNAVPVSK, encoded by the coding sequence ATGCGAGGCAAATGGTGGGTTCCCCTGCTGCTGCTGGTTGTAATCGCGGCAGGCTGGGCAATAGGCCGGTATACGGCGCCGTCTCCTTCCGCCGGTGGTTCGGCGGCGACGGAGCAGCAGGAATTGAACGGCGGAACGTCTACGGCTGCGCCCGGTTCCGAAGTCTCTCCGGCCCCTTCACCTTCCGGAGCACCCGGTGGCAATGAAGTCCGGCAAGCCGATACGGAGCCCGACAGCATCGGCGTTATCGTGAACAAGCAGTATGGACTGGAGGAAGGCTATAAGCCGGAGGATCTCGTATATCCGAACGTGCCGTTTATTTTCAAGGAGAAAATCGAGAAGCGCATGCTCCGCAAGGAAGCCGCTGCGGCTCTGGAAGAGATGTTCGCCGGAGCGGAGAAGGACGGCGTCTATCTGGCCGGTGTCTCCGGCTACCGTTCTGAAGCGACGCAGACGGTGCTCTTCGACAATTACGTGAAGCGGGACGGCGAGGAGAAGGCGCGCACTTACAGCGCGGTCCCGGGTCATAGCGAGCACCAGACGGGGCTGGCGATCGACCTGTCCGGACGGGACGGCAAATGCGCGGCGGAGAGCTGCTTCGCCGGAACGAAGGAGGCGGACTGGCTGGCGCAGCATGCGCCGGAGTACGGCTTCATCATCCGCTACCCGGAAGGCAAAGAGGCCATAACCGGCTATATGTACGAGGCCTGGCATGTCCGCTATGTCGGCAAGGAGCTTGCCCGTACGCTTACGGAGAAGGGTCTTACGCTGGAGGAATATTATAACGCCGTGCCGGTATCGAAGTAG